A single region of the Calonectris borealis chromosome 21, bCalBor7.hap1.2, whole genome shotgun sequence genome encodes:
- the TRIM32 gene encoding E3 ubiquitin-protein ligase TRIM32 isoform X4 yields MLRGPAHTSRRRGGAGHAGERRASRERRQQESCWDLLPAVRDVRMEKPGLKLNGNQSGIKLNPNTRMRIGAPWNRCEYKTLHRLKLPWKAMAAAPHLNSDALREVLECPICMESFTEEHLRPKLLHCGHTICKQCLEKLLANSINGIRCPFCSKITRITSLAQLTDNLTVLKIIDTTGLGEVVGLLMCKVCGRRLPRHFCKSCSLVLCEPCKETSHMPQGHRVIAIKEAAEERRREFGTRLARLRELMGDLQKRKASLEGVSRDLQSRYKAVLQDYSKEERKIQEELARSRKFFTTSLSEVEKVNNQVMEEQAYLLNLAEVQIMSRCDYFLAKIKQGDIALLEEAADEEEPELTNSLPRELTLQEVELLKVSHVGPLQIGQVVKKPRTVNMEESLMETAASSSASFREPDLVQEEASCTPNSSPAKPRMPEAATSIQQCHFIKKMGSKGSLPGMFNLPVSLHVTLQGEVLVADRGNFRIQVFTRKGFLKEIRRSPSGIDSFVLSFLGADLPNLTPLSVTMNCHGLIGVTDSYDNSVKVYTMDGHCVACHRSQLSKPWGIAALPSGQFVVTDVEGGKLWCFTVDRGVGVVKYSCLCSAVRPKFVTCDAEGTIYFTQGLGLNLENRQYEHHLEGGFSIGSVGPDGQLGRQISHFFSENEDFRCIAGMCVDARGDLIVADSSRKEILHFPKGGGYNILIREGLTCPVGIAITPKGQLLVLDCWDHCIKIYSYHLRRYSTP; encoded by the exons ATGCTCCGCGGCCCGGCGCACACGTcacggcggcgcggcggcgcggggcacgccggggaGCGGCGCGCGTCCCGGGAGCGGCGG CAA CAAGAGAGCTGCTGGGACCTGCTCCCTGCTGTGAGGGATGTGAGGATGGAGAAACCTGGATTGAAGCTGAACGGCAACCAGAGTGGTATAAAACTGAACCCGAATACAAGAATGAG aaTTGGAGCTCCTTGGAACAGATGCGAGTACAAGACTTTGCACCGGCTAAAGCTGCCTTGGAAAGCCATGGCTGCCGCCCCTCATCTCAACTCGGATGCACTCCGAGAGGTCCTGGAGTGCCCCATTTGCATGGAGTCTTTCACTGAGGAGCATCTGAGACCCAAGCTCTTACACTGCGGGCACACCATCTGCAAACAGTGCTTGGAGAAACTCCTAGCAAACAGCATTAATGGGATACGGTGCCCCTTTTGCAGCAAAATCACACGGATCACCAGCTTAGCTCAGCTGACTGACAATCTTACTGTGCTGAAGATCATAGACACCACCGGACTGGGGGAAGTGGTGGGTCTTCTCATGTGCAAGGTCTGTGGGAGAAGGTTGCCACGACACTTCTGCAAGAGCTGTAGCTTGGTTTTATGTGAGCCGTGCAAGGAGACATCACACATGCCCCAAGGGCATAGAGTCATTGCTATCAAAGAGGCTGCCGAAGAGCGTAGGAGGGAATTTGGGACGAGGCTTGCCAGACTTCGGGAGCTCATGGGtgatctgcagaaaagaaaagcatctctggAGGGTGTTTCGAGAGACCTGCAATCTAGATACAAAGCAGTTCTGCAAGATTACAGCAAAGAAGAGCGCAAGATCCAGGAAGAACTGGCCAGGTCACGCAAGTTCTTCACCACCTCTTTGTCTGAAGTAGAGAAGGTAAATAATCAGGTAATGGAGGAGCAAGCTTATCTGTTGAACTTAGCAGAAGTGCAGATAATGTCTCGCTGTGACTATTTCCTTGCCAAAATAAAGCAGGGAGATATAGCTCTCTTGGAGGAGGCAGCAGACGAGGAAGAACCAGAACTGACAAACAGCCTCCCGAGGGAGCTGACTCTTCAAGAGGTTGAACTCCTTAAGGTGAGCCACGTGGGACCACTGCAGATCGGGCAGGTGGTGAAGAAACCCAGGACCGTTAACATGGAGGAATCGCTCATGGAAACTGCAGCATCCTCATCGGCATCATTTAGGGAGCCTGACTTGGTGCAGGAAGAGGCCAGCTGCACGCCGAATTCCTCACCAGCCAAGCCAAGGATGCCGGAAGCAGCCACAAGCATCCAGCAGTGTCACTTCATCAAGAAGATGGGCTCCAAGGGCAGCCTGCCAGGGATGTTTAATCTCCCCGTCAGCCTACACGTCACCCTGCAAGGAGAGGTGCTTGTGGCAGACCGAGGCAATTTCCGAATCCAGGTTTTCACCCGCAAGGGCTTTCTGAAGGAGATCCGCCGGAGCCCTAGCGGAATCGATAGTTTTGTATTGAGTTTCCTTGGAGCAGACTTGCCCAATTTGACTCCTCTTTCTGTCACCATGAACTGCCATGGCCTGATAGGTGTGACTGACAGCTACGATAACTCTGTCAAGGTCTATACCATGGATGGCCATTGCGTGGCGTGTCACCGCAGCCAGCTAAGCAAGCCCTGGGGCATCGCCGCCCTGCCTTCTGGGCAGTTTGTAGTGACCGACGTGGAAGGAGGGAAACTCTGGTGTTTCACGGTGGACCGCGGCGTGGGGGTAGTGAAGTACAGTTGCTTATGTAGCGCAGTGCGCCCCAAGTTTGTCACCTGCGATGCTGAAGGGACCATATACTTTACTCAAGGGCTGGGGCTTAACCTGGAAAACCGGCAGTACGAACACCATTTAGAAGGAGGCTTTTCAATTGGCTCCGTCGGCCCAGATGGGCAGCTGGGACGCCAGATTAGCCACTTCTTCTCCGAGAACGAGGATTTCAGGTGCATTGCTGGCATGTGTGTCGATgccaggggagacctcattgttgCCGACAGCAGCCGTAAAGAAATCCTGCATTTTCCCAAAGGAGGTGGCTATAATATCTTAATCCGGGAAGGACTCACCTGTCCCGTCGGTATCGCCATTACTCCCAAAgggcagctgctggtgctggactGTTGGGATCACTGCATTAAAATCTACAGTTACCATCTGAGAAGATATTCCACCCCTTAA
- the TRIM32 gene encoding E3 ubiquitin-protein ligase TRIM32 isoform X3 — MEKPGLKLNGNQSGIKLNPNTRMRIGAPWNRCEYKTLHRLKLPWKAMAAAPHLNSDALREVLECPICMESFTEEHLRPKLLHCGHTICKQCLEKLLANSINGIRCPFCSKITRITSLAQLTDNLTVLKIIDTTGLGEVVGLLMCKVCGRRLPRHFCKSCSLVLCEPCKETSHMPQGHRVIAIKEAAEERRREFGTRLARLRELMGDLQKRKASLEGVSRDLQSRYKAVLQDYSKEERKIQEELARSRKFFTTSLSEVEKVNNQVMEEQAYLLNLAEVQIMSRCDYFLAKIKQGDIALLEEAADEEEPELTNSLPRELTLQEVELLKVSHVGPLQIGQVVKKPRTVNMEESLMETAASSSASFREPDLVQEEASCTPNSSPAKPRMPEAATSIQQCHFIKKMGSKGSLPGMFNLPVSLHVTLQGEVLVADRGNFRIQVFTRKGFLKEIRRSPSGIDSFVLSFLGADLPNLTPLSVTMNCHGLIGVTDSYDNSVKVYTMDGHCVACHRSQLSKPWGIAALPSGQFVVTDVEGGKLWCFTVDRGVGVVKYSCLCSAVRPKFVTCDAEGTIYFTQGLGLNLENRQYEHHLEGGFSIGSVGPDGQLGRQISHFFSENEDFRCIAGMCVDARGDLIVADSSRKEILHFPKGGGYNILIREGLTCPVGIAITPKGQLLVLDCWDHCIKIYSYHLRRYSTP, encoded by the exons ATGGAGAAACCTGGATTGAAGCTGAACGGCAACCAGAGTGGTATAAAACTGAACCCGAATACAAGAATGAG aaTTGGAGCTCCTTGGAACAGATGCGAGTACAAGACTTTGCACCGGCTAAAGCTGCCTTGGAAAGCCATGGCTGCCGCCCCTCATCTCAACTCGGATGCACTCCGAGAGGTCCTGGAGTGCCCCATTTGCATGGAGTCTTTCACTGAGGAGCATCTGAGACCCAAGCTCTTACACTGCGGGCACACCATCTGCAAACAGTGCTTGGAGAAACTCCTAGCAAACAGCATTAATGGGATACGGTGCCCCTTTTGCAGCAAAATCACACGGATCACCAGCTTAGCTCAGCTGACTGACAATCTTACTGTGCTGAAGATCATAGACACCACCGGACTGGGGGAAGTGGTGGGTCTTCTCATGTGCAAGGTCTGTGGGAGAAGGTTGCCACGACACTTCTGCAAGAGCTGTAGCTTGGTTTTATGTGAGCCGTGCAAGGAGACATCACACATGCCCCAAGGGCATAGAGTCATTGCTATCAAAGAGGCTGCCGAAGAGCGTAGGAGGGAATTTGGGACGAGGCTTGCCAGACTTCGGGAGCTCATGGGtgatctgcagaaaagaaaagcatctctggAGGGTGTTTCGAGAGACCTGCAATCTAGATACAAAGCAGTTCTGCAAGATTACAGCAAAGAAGAGCGCAAGATCCAGGAAGAACTGGCCAGGTCACGCAAGTTCTTCACCACCTCTTTGTCTGAAGTAGAGAAGGTAAATAATCAGGTAATGGAGGAGCAAGCTTATCTGTTGAACTTAGCAGAAGTGCAGATAATGTCTCGCTGTGACTATTTCCTTGCCAAAATAAAGCAGGGAGATATAGCTCTCTTGGAGGAGGCAGCAGACGAGGAAGAACCAGAACTGACAAACAGCCTCCCGAGGGAGCTGACTCTTCAAGAGGTTGAACTCCTTAAGGTGAGCCACGTGGGACCACTGCAGATCGGGCAGGTGGTGAAGAAACCCAGGACCGTTAACATGGAGGAATCGCTCATGGAAACTGCAGCATCCTCATCGGCATCATTTAGGGAGCCTGACTTGGTGCAGGAAGAGGCCAGCTGCACGCCGAATTCCTCACCAGCCAAGCCAAGGATGCCGGAAGCAGCCACAAGCATCCAGCAGTGTCACTTCATCAAGAAGATGGGCTCCAAGGGCAGCCTGCCAGGGATGTTTAATCTCCCCGTCAGCCTACACGTCACCCTGCAAGGAGAGGTGCTTGTGGCAGACCGAGGCAATTTCCGAATCCAGGTTTTCACCCGCAAGGGCTTTCTGAAGGAGATCCGCCGGAGCCCTAGCGGAATCGATAGTTTTGTATTGAGTTTCCTTGGAGCAGACTTGCCCAATTTGACTCCTCTTTCTGTCACCATGAACTGCCATGGCCTGATAGGTGTGACTGACAGCTACGATAACTCTGTCAAGGTCTATACCATGGATGGCCATTGCGTGGCGTGTCACCGCAGCCAGCTAAGCAAGCCCTGGGGCATCGCCGCCCTGCCTTCTGGGCAGTTTGTAGTGACCGACGTGGAAGGAGGGAAACTCTGGTGTTTCACGGTGGACCGCGGCGTGGGGGTAGTGAAGTACAGTTGCTTATGTAGCGCAGTGCGCCCCAAGTTTGTCACCTGCGATGCTGAAGGGACCATATACTTTACTCAAGGGCTGGGGCTTAACCTGGAAAACCGGCAGTACGAACACCATTTAGAAGGAGGCTTTTCAATTGGCTCCGTCGGCCCAGATGGGCAGCTGGGACGCCAGATTAGCCACTTCTTCTCCGAGAACGAGGATTTCAGGTGCATTGCTGGCATGTGTGTCGATgccaggggagacctcattgttgCCGACAGCAGCCGTAAAGAAATCCTGCATTTTCCCAAAGGAGGTGGCTATAATATCTTAATCCGGGAAGGACTCACCTGTCCCGTCGGTATCGCCATTACTCCCAAAgggcagctgctggtgctggactGTTGGGATCACTGCATTAAAATCTACAGTTACCATCTGAGAAGATATTCCACCCCTTAA
- the TRIM32 gene encoding E3 ubiquitin-protein ligase TRIM32 isoform X2: protein MAAAPHLNSDALREVLECPICMESFTEEHLRPKLLHCGHTICKQCLEKLLANSINGIRCPFCSKITRITSLAQLTDNLTVLKIIDTTGLGEVVGLLMCKVCGRRLPRHFCKSCSLVLCEPCKETSHMPQGHRVIAIKEAAEERRREFGTRLARLRELMGDLQKRKASLEGVSRDLQSRYKAVLQDYSKEERKIQEELARSRKFFTTSLSEVEKVNNQVMEEQAYLLNLAEVQIMSRCDYFLAKIKQGDIALLEEAADEEEPELTNSLPRELTLQEVELLKVSHVGPLQIGQVVKKPRTVNMEESLMETAASSSASFREPDLVQEEASCTPNSSPAKPRMPEAATSIQQCHFIKKMGSKGSLPGMFNLPVSLHVTLQGEVLVADRGNFRIQVFTRKGFLKEIRRSPSGIDSFVLSFLGADLPNLTPLSVTMNCHGLIGVTDSYDNSVKVYTMDGHCVACHRSQLSKPWGIAALPSGQFVVTDVEGGKLWCFTVDRGVGVVKYSCLCSAVRPKFVTCDAEGTIYFTQGLGLNLENRQYEHHLEGGFSIGSVGPDGQLGRQISHFFSENEDFRCIAGMCVDARGDLIVADSSRKEILHFPKGGGYNILIREGLTCPVGIAITPKGQLLVLDCWDHCIKIYSYHLRRYSTP from the coding sequence ATGGCTGCCGCCCCTCATCTCAACTCGGATGCACTCCGAGAGGTCCTGGAGTGCCCCATTTGCATGGAGTCTTTCACTGAGGAGCATCTGAGACCCAAGCTCTTACACTGCGGGCACACCATCTGCAAACAGTGCTTGGAGAAACTCCTAGCAAACAGCATTAATGGGATACGGTGCCCCTTTTGCAGCAAAATCACACGGATCACCAGCTTAGCTCAGCTGACTGACAATCTTACTGTGCTGAAGATCATAGACACCACCGGACTGGGGGAAGTGGTGGGTCTTCTCATGTGCAAGGTCTGTGGGAGAAGGTTGCCACGACACTTCTGCAAGAGCTGTAGCTTGGTTTTATGTGAGCCGTGCAAGGAGACATCACACATGCCCCAAGGGCATAGAGTCATTGCTATCAAAGAGGCTGCCGAAGAGCGTAGGAGGGAATTTGGGACGAGGCTTGCCAGACTTCGGGAGCTCATGGGtgatctgcagaaaagaaaagcatctctggAGGGTGTTTCGAGAGACCTGCAATCTAGATACAAAGCAGTTCTGCAAGATTACAGCAAAGAAGAGCGCAAGATCCAGGAAGAACTGGCCAGGTCACGCAAGTTCTTCACCACCTCTTTGTCTGAAGTAGAGAAGGTAAATAATCAGGTAATGGAGGAGCAAGCTTATCTGTTGAACTTAGCAGAAGTGCAGATAATGTCTCGCTGTGACTATTTCCTTGCCAAAATAAAGCAGGGAGATATAGCTCTCTTGGAGGAGGCAGCAGACGAGGAAGAACCAGAACTGACAAACAGCCTCCCGAGGGAGCTGACTCTTCAAGAGGTTGAACTCCTTAAGGTGAGCCACGTGGGACCACTGCAGATCGGGCAGGTGGTGAAGAAACCCAGGACCGTTAACATGGAGGAATCGCTCATGGAAACTGCAGCATCCTCATCGGCATCATTTAGGGAGCCTGACTTGGTGCAGGAAGAGGCCAGCTGCACGCCGAATTCCTCACCAGCCAAGCCAAGGATGCCGGAAGCAGCCACAAGCATCCAGCAGTGTCACTTCATCAAGAAGATGGGCTCCAAGGGCAGCCTGCCAGGGATGTTTAATCTCCCCGTCAGCCTACACGTCACCCTGCAAGGAGAGGTGCTTGTGGCAGACCGAGGCAATTTCCGAATCCAGGTTTTCACCCGCAAGGGCTTTCTGAAGGAGATCCGCCGGAGCCCTAGCGGAATCGATAGTTTTGTATTGAGTTTCCTTGGAGCAGACTTGCCCAATTTGACTCCTCTTTCTGTCACCATGAACTGCCATGGCCTGATAGGTGTGACTGACAGCTACGATAACTCTGTCAAGGTCTATACCATGGATGGCCATTGCGTGGCGTGTCACCGCAGCCAGCTAAGCAAGCCCTGGGGCATCGCCGCCCTGCCTTCTGGGCAGTTTGTAGTGACCGACGTGGAAGGAGGGAAACTCTGGTGTTTCACGGTGGACCGCGGCGTGGGGGTAGTGAAGTACAGTTGCTTATGTAGCGCAGTGCGCCCCAAGTTTGTCACCTGCGATGCTGAAGGGACCATATACTTTACTCAAGGGCTGGGGCTTAACCTGGAAAACCGGCAGTACGAACACCATTTAGAAGGAGGCTTTTCAATTGGCTCCGTCGGCCCAGATGGGCAGCTGGGACGCCAGATTAGCCACTTCTTCTCCGAGAACGAGGATTTCAGGTGCATTGCTGGCATGTGTGTCGATgccaggggagacctcattgttgCCGACAGCAGCCGTAAAGAAATCCTGCATTTTCCCAAAGGAGGTGGCTATAATATCTTAATCCGGGAAGGACTCACCTGTCCCGTCGGTATCGCCATTACTCCCAAAgggcagctgctggtgctggactGTTGGGATCACTGCATTAAAATCTACAGTTACCATCTGAGAAGATATTCCACCCCTTAA
- the TRIM32 gene encoding E3 ubiquitin-protein ligase TRIM32 isoform X1, giving the protein MAEVNEIHRCRIFAVCFQIGAPWNRCEYKTLHRLKLPWKAMAAAPHLNSDALREVLECPICMESFTEEHLRPKLLHCGHTICKQCLEKLLANSINGIRCPFCSKITRITSLAQLTDNLTVLKIIDTTGLGEVVGLLMCKVCGRRLPRHFCKSCSLVLCEPCKETSHMPQGHRVIAIKEAAEERRREFGTRLARLRELMGDLQKRKASLEGVSRDLQSRYKAVLQDYSKEERKIQEELARSRKFFTTSLSEVEKVNNQVMEEQAYLLNLAEVQIMSRCDYFLAKIKQGDIALLEEAADEEEPELTNSLPRELTLQEVELLKVSHVGPLQIGQVVKKPRTVNMEESLMETAASSSASFREPDLVQEEASCTPNSSPAKPRMPEAATSIQQCHFIKKMGSKGSLPGMFNLPVSLHVTLQGEVLVADRGNFRIQVFTRKGFLKEIRRSPSGIDSFVLSFLGADLPNLTPLSVTMNCHGLIGVTDSYDNSVKVYTMDGHCVACHRSQLSKPWGIAALPSGQFVVTDVEGGKLWCFTVDRGVGVVKYSCLCSAVRPKFVTCDAEGTIYFTQGLGLNLENRQYEHHLEGGFSIGSVGPDGQLGRQISHFFSENEDFRCIAGMCVDARGDLIVADSSRKEILHFPKGGGYNILIREGLTCPVGIAITPKGQLLVLDCWDHCIKIYSYHLRRYSTP; this is encoded by the exons ATGGCAGAGGTTAATGAAATACACCGGTGTAGAATCTTCGCTGTGTGTTTTCA aaTTGGAGCTCCTTGGAACAGATGCGAGTACAAGACTTTGCACCGGCTAAAGCTGCCTTGGAAAGCCATGGCTGCCGCCCCTCATCTCAACTCGGATGCACTCCGAGAGGTCCTGGAGTGCCCCATTTGCATGGAGTCTTTCACTGAGGAGCATCTGAGACCCAAGCTCTTACACTGCGGGCACACCATCTGCAAACAGTGCTTGGAGAAACTCCTAGCAAACAGCATTAATGGGATACGGTGCCCCTTTTGCAGCAAAATCACACGGATCACCAGCTTAGCTCAGCTGACTGACAATCTTACTGTGCTGAAGATCATAGACACCACCGGACTGGGGGAAGTGGTGGGTCTTCTCATGTGCAAGGTCTGTGGGAGAAGGTTGCCACGACACTTCTGCAAGAGCTGTAGCTTGGTTTTATGTGAGCCGTGCAAGGAGACATCACACATGCCCCAAGGGCATAGAGTCATTGCTATCAAAGAGGCTGCCGAAGAGCGTAGGAGGGAATTTGGGACGAGGCTTGCCAGACTTCGGGAGCTCATGGGtgatctgcagaaaagaaaagcatctctggAGGGTGTTTCGAGAGACCTGCAATCTAGATACAAAGCAGTTCTGCAAGATTACAGCAAAGAAGAGCGCAAGATCCAGGAAGAACTGGCCAGGTCACGCAAGTTCTTCACCACCTCTTTGTCTGAAGTAGAGAAGGTAAATAATCAGGTAATGGAGGAGCAAGCTTATCTGTTGAACTTAGCAGAAGTGCAGATAATGTCTCGCTGTGACTATTTCCTTGCCAAAATAAAGCAGGGAGATATAGCTCTCTTGGAGGAGGCAGCAGACGAGGAAGAACCAGAACTGACAAACAGCCTCCCGAGGGAGCTGACTCTTCAAGAGGTTGAACTCCTTAAGGTGAGCCACGTGGGACCACTGCAGATCGGGCAGGTGGTGAAGAAACCCAGGACCGTTAACATGGAGGAATCGCTCATGGAAACTGCAGCATCCTCATCGGCATCATTTAGGGAGCCTGACTTGGTGCAGGAAGAGGCCAGCTGCACGCCGAATTCCTCACCAGCCAAGCCAAGGATGCCGGAAGCAGCCACAAGCATCCAGCAGTGTCACTTCATCAAGAAGATGGGCTCCAAGGGCAGCCTGCCAGGGATGTTTAATCTCCCCGTCAGCCTACACGTCACCCTGCAAGGAGAGGTGCTTGTGGCAGACCGAGGCAATTTCCGAATCCAGGTTTTCACCCGCAAGGGCTTTCTGAAGGAGATCCGCCGGAGCCCTAGCGGAATCGATAGTTTTGTATTGAGTTTCCTTGGAGCAGACTTGCCCAATTTGACTCCTCTTTCTGTCACCATGAACTGCCATGGCCTGATAGGTGTGACTGACAGCTACGATAACTCTGTCAAGGTCTATACCATGGATGGCCATTGCGTGGCGTGTCACCGCAGCCAGCTAAGCAAGCCCTGGGGCATCGCCGCCCTGCCTTCTGGGCAGTTTGTAGTGACCGACGTGGAAGGAGGGAAACTCTGGTGTTTCACGGTGGACCGCGGCGTGGGGGTAGTGAAGTACAGTTGCTTATGTAGCGCAGTGCGCCCCAAGTTTGTCACCTGCGATGCTGAAGGGACCATATACTTTACTCAAGGGCTGGGGCTTAACCTGGAAAACCGGCAGTACGAACACCATTTAGAAGGAGGCTTTTCAATTGGCTCCGTCGGCCCAGATGGGCAGCTGGGACGCCAGATTAGCCACTTCTTCTCCGAGAACGAGGATTTCAGGTGCATTGCTGGCATGTGTGTCGATgccaggggagacctcattgttgCCGACAGCAGCCGTAAAGAAATCCTGCATTTTCCCAAAGGAGGTGGCTATAATATCTTAATCCGGGAAGGACTCACCTGTCCCGTCGGTATCGCCATTACTCCCAAAgggcagctgctggtgctggactGTTGGGATCACTGCATTAAAATCTACAGTTACCATCTGAGAAGATATTCCACCCCTTAA